One segment of Daphnia magna isolate NIES linkage group LG2, ASM2063170v1.1, whole genome shotgun sequence DNA contains the following:
- the LOC116936404 gene encoding uncharacterized protein LOC116936404 → MAGSSPSSSPSSSSSSNSSRDSRRNNRDRDRANRNRERRDINQEDQDILDRAREQELRDRELQAQREREQQDEDRRRRGEQPQEGDAGGAGGAGGAGGIGVPEPPRENLPRKFAVPRRRMRVVRDWMTSTLSPSEAKQLRESFLPSFSDTDFDLKCPQVDSSLARRFKDLKCPEMVKAEATEKTLKAEQYKVLDVARPLLYLKEQMAEGELQNSPMAEAVDVALRLWGHTFHGITANRRENLLKVSDPKFVSLLKEPKRFKAKQCGALFGSHFIKEMVREATNDQKLRNIGRPAGQSSSFKSRYPPTSYNPRNSASGYHRNGFNGGNRGGNFGGSNNSNGGYRNNKQKSSQRSPVQAESGSRRLETTAGLFPANSVPVEPANRFICSSLEPSAGQVHQLAATAGRDGSGCIHEGLGQIERLCVPAVQTHSQMLVKDLEGSSGCASADAGLARTTLVANNNGVGIPTASYPETGGESTVGSGREPSSTAGSRVTANGRMGLIRQRLENKGLSDKVVHLLLAGNREATSTAYQSCWNGWVSWCTERDQDPVSPALGVAAMAIDRHSVIKMQRIPLPTEELLFISYA, encoded by the exons GACCGTGAACTACAGGCCCAACGAGAGCGTGAGCAGCAAGATGAAGACCGACGGAGGCGAGGAGAACAGCCGCAAGAAGGCGATGCAGGTGGTGCTGGTGGCGCGGGAGGTGCTGGTGGTATCGGCGTTCCTGAACCCCCAAGAGAGAACCTGCCACGAAAATTTGCAGTCCCCAGAAGACGCATGCGGGTCGTCAGAGACTGGATGACTTCAACCCTGAGTCCTTCGGAAGCCAAGCAGCTACGGGAGAGTTTTTTGCCCAGTTTTTCtgacactgattttgatttaaaatgtCCTCAGGTGGATTCCTCTCTTGCCCGTCGTTTCAAAGATCTCAAGTGCCCCGAAATGGTGAAGGCGGAGGCTACTGAAAAAACCCTGAAAGCTGAACAGTATAAGGTCCTAGATGTCGCTCGCCCTCTTCTTTATCTGAAAGAGCAGATGGCCGAAGGAGAACTTCAAAACTCGCCCATGGCGGAGGCTGTCGATGTCGCCCTGCGTTTGTGGGGCCACACTTTCCATGGAATCACGGCCAACCGCCGCGAAAATTTATTGAAGGTGTCCGATCCGAAGTTCGTCTCCTTGTTAAAGGAACCGAAACGTTTTAAGGCTAAACAGTGTGGAGCCCTGTTCGGCAGTCACTTCATTAAGGAGATGGTTAGAGAGGCGACTAACGACCAGAAATTGAGGAACATCGGACGCCCGGCAGGCCAATCATCGAGCTTCAAAAGTCGCTATCCACCCACCAGCTATAATCCTAGAAATTCCGCAAGCGGCTATCATCGTAACGGCTTCAATGGTGGCAACCGAGGCGGCAACTTCGGTGGTTCCAACAACTCGAATGGAGGCTATAGGAACAACAAGCAGAAATCGAGCCAAAG ATCACCAGTCCAGGCTGAATCTGGAAGCCGGCGATTGGAAACTACGGCCGGACTATTTCCAGCAAATAGCGTCCCTGTGGAACCCGCAAATAGATTTATTTGCAGCAGCTTGGAACCGTCAGCTGGACAAGTTCATCAGTTGGCAGCCACAGCCGGACGCGATGGCAGTGGATGCATTCACGAGGGATTGGGGCAAATTGAGAGGCTATGCGTTCCCGCCGTTCAAACTCATTCACAGATGCTTGTTAAAGATCTGGAGGGATCAAGCGGATGCGCTTCTGCTGACGCCGGTCTGGCCAGAACAACCTTGGTGGCCAACAATAATGGAGTTGGCATACCAACCGCCTCGTATCCTGAAACCGGTGGCGAATCTACTGTCGGATCCGGAAGGGAACCCTCATCCACTGCTGGCTCGAGGGTCACTGCTAATGGTCGCATGGGCCTTATCAGGCAAAGACTCGAAAACAAAGGCCTTTCGGACAAAGTGGTCCACCTACTCCTGGCAGGAAATCGTGAGGCCACATCAACTGCCTACCAGAGCTGCTGGAACGGTTGGGTCAGTTGGTGTACAGAACGGGATCAAGATCCCGTGTCTCCTGCTCTAG GGGTCGCGGCAATGGCTATTGACCGTCACTCAGTCATCAAGATGCAGAGGATTCCGTTACCCACAGAAGAATTACTATTTATTAGTTATGCATAG